GTGGCTGGCAACGGCACCGCCGAGAAATCCGGTCAACAGGACGGCGCCCGGCACGGCGACAGGCCGTGTCACGTAGAGGACGACACAGGCGAGCTCCAAGATTCCGATGCCCGTAACGATTCCGGCCGGATACCCCAGTCGGCCGAATGAATCCAGCACCGGGGCGATCCCGAGAAGCTTCGTCACACTGTCGAACAGCAGAAACACCGCCGCCAGCGCGCTCATCACGCGTCCAGCCCACGTACGCCCCACCGATCTCGCGCCTTCCATCGTGCACCTCCTTGGATCCGGATGCCACCGTGACCGGCTCTAGGAACACGACGAACGGACCGGGGCGGGATC
This sequence is a window from Candidatus Eisenbacteria bacterium. Protein-coding genes within it:
- a CDS encoding DoxX family protein — translated: MSALAAVFLLFDSVTKLLGIAPVLDSFGRLGYPAGIVTGIGILELACVVLYVTRPVAVPGAVLLTGFLGGAVASHVRVGDPLFSHVLFPTYVGALLWAGLVLRDERLQTLFARKGALR